The following proteins are co-located in the Mus pahari chromosome 14, PAHARI_EIJ_v1.1, whole genome shotgun sequence genome:
- the Gga3 gene encoding ADP-ribosylation factor-binding protein GGA3 isoform X3, translated as MLKRQGIVQSDPPIPMDRTLIPSPPPRPKNPVFDDEEKSKLLARLLKSKNPDDLQEANRLIKSMVKEDEARIQKVTKRLHTLEEVNNNVKLLHEMLLHYSQEYSSEADKELMKELFDRCENKRRTLFKLASETEDNDNGLGDILQASDNLSRVINSYKTIIEGQIINGEVTTSTMPDSEGNSHCSNQGTLIDLAELDIPSSSSPALAPPTSGIPILPPPPQTSGPPRSRSSSQAEAPPGPDSADSTSNALCLLDEELLCLGLTDPAPTAPKESPGSNQWHLLQNEPSSDLDFFTPRLVPTASCPSDGPQIPPSVSTSSMSQAPLPAAFPAPVVPAIAPTHSTGSFMFSSGPVPALVPKAEPKGPEYPSSSTSNRLDALDQLLEEAKVTSGLVRPVSCFSPGPTASPLLPASAPARPLLPFSTGPGSPLFQSQGSPQKGPELSLASVHVPLESIKPSSALPVTAYDKNGFRILFHFAKECPPGRPDVLVVVVSMLNTAPLPVKSIVLQAAVPKSMKVKLQPPSGTELSPFSPLQPPAAITQVMLLANPMKEKVRLRYKLTFALGEQLSTELGEVDQFPPVEQWGNL; from the exons ATCCAAG CTTTTAGCCAGGCTGCTGAAGAGCAAGAACCCAGACGACCTGCAAGAGGCCAACAGACTCATCAAGTCCATGGTGAAGGAA gatgaggCTCGCATCCAGAAAGTGACCAAGCGCCTACACACACTGGAGGAGGTTAACAACAATGTCAAGCTGCTCCACGAGATGCTCCTTCACTACAGCCAAGAGTACTCGTCAGAGGCCGACAAGGAGCTCATGAAG GAGCTCTTTGATCGTTGTGAGAATAAGAGACGGACGCTATTTAAACTAGCCAGCGAGACGGAGGACAATGACAACGGTTTGG GGGACATCCTGCAGGCCAGTGACAACCTGTCCAGGGTCATCAACTCTTACAAAACAATCATTGAAGGGCAGATCATCAATGGTGAGGTGACCACCTCAACCATGCCTGACTCTGAAG GAAACAGTCACTGTAGTAACCAGGGCACCCTCATCGACCTTGCTGAGTTGGACATCCCCAGCAGCTCATCCCCGGCGTTGGCCCCACCCACCTCAGGCATCCCCATCCTCCCTCCGCCCCCCCAAACCTCTGGGCCTCCAAGAAGCCGTTCATCCAGCCAGGCTGAGGCTCCCCCAGGGCCTGACAGTGCTGACAGCACAAGCAATGCCCTCTGCTTGCTGGACGAGGAGCTCCTCTGCTTAG GCCTTACTGACCCTGCCCCCACTGCTCCCAAAGAATCACCTGGAAGTAATCAGTGGCACCTGTTACAG AATGAACCATCATCAGATCTGGACTTCTTCACTCCCAGGCTAGTGCCTACGGCCTCCTGCCCTTCAGATGGACCCCAGATCCCTCCCTCAGTTTCTACCTCAAGTATGTCCCAAGCtccacttcctgctgccttcccAGCTCCTGTGGTCCCAGCCATTGCACCAACCCACAGCACTGGTTCCTTCATGTTCTCTTCTGGACCTGTCCCAGCCTTGGTTCCAAAGGCTGAGCCCAAAGGCCCAGAATACCCCAGCTCCAGCACTTCAAACCGCCTAGACGCCCTTGATCAGCTTCTGGAAGAGGCCAAAGT GACCTCAGGCTTGGTGAGACCTGTTTCTTGCTTCTCTCCTGGGCCCACTGCCTCCCcgctgctgcctgcctctgccccagccaGACCTCTCCTGCCCTTCTCCACTGGGCCCGGAAGCCCTCTCTTCCAGTCCCAAGGCAGCCCTCAGAAAGGCCCAGAGCTCTCCTTGGCCAGTGTCCATGTGCCCCTGGAATCAATCAAGCCTA GCAGCGCCCTTCCCGTGACAGCCTATGATAAAAATGGCTTCCGAATCCTTTTCCACTTTGCTAAGGAGTGTCCACCAGGACGGCCTGatgtgctggtggtggtggtttccATGCTGAATACGGCTCCCTTGCCAGTCAAGAGCATAGTGCTGCAGGCCGCAGTGCCCAAG tcAATGAAAGTGAAGTTGCAGCCACCCTCTGGGACAGAACTTTCCCCATTTAGTCCTCTCCAGCCACCTGCAGCCATCACCCAGGTCATGCTGCTGGCCAATCCAATGAAG GAAAAGGTGCGACTTCGGTATAAATTGACCTTTGCTTTGGGGGAGCAGCTGAGCACAGAACTGGGTGAAGTGGACCAgtttcctcctgtggagcagTGGGGGAACCTATGA